The window CATCCTCGGGAGCCAAGTCAGCGACGGTCCCACGGCTCTGCGAATGTTCGACACCAACGCGGTGGGAATCGTGCGCGTCACGGAGGCGGCACTTCCGCTGTTGCACAAGTCCTCGAACCCGACCGTGGTCACCGTTTCGAGCAGCCTCGGGTCGTTCTGGGCAGTGAACAACCCGGACCGGCCGGAGTTCAACGTGCCGTTCGCGCTCTACTCCGCGTCCAAGTCGGCGGCGACCATGCTCACGGTCCAGTACGCCAAGTCCCAGCCGGGCATCAAGTTCAACGCTCTTGAGCCCGGCACCACGGCCACCGACATGACCGCGTCCCTCGGAATCGGAAGGCCGGTGGAGGAGAGCGCCAGAACTGTCGTACGCCTGGCGACCCTCGACGCGGACGGCCCTACCGGAACCCTCCAGGACGAGAACGGGGAGTTGCGCTGGTGAGTGGGCGGGGACGAGTGCGTCGAGGGGCTGCGCGACCGGCCCGTCAGGCTCCGGCGACCGAAGCCAGGTACGCGCCCGTCTTCTCCGGCTCATAGAAGAAGTTCTCGAAGTCCGACGGGTCGTTGAAGCCGTTTGCGAAGCGGTTGGCCACCGGGGGGAGTTGGCCGGCCGCGCCGATCAGGTTGAGGACGTGCTCCGGCGGGGCGCCGAGCATCGCGTTCGTCCACTTGGTCACGTGCTGGGCCGTGTCCCAGTACCGCTCGAAGGTGTCCCGCATCCACGTCTCGTCGAACTCCTTCTCGCCGTGCGAGAGGATCGAGTCGAGGTATGAAGCGGCGCACTTCGAGGCCGAGTTGGAGCCCTGTCCGGTGATCGGGTCGTTGGCGACGACCACGTCGGCGACGCCGAGGACCAGGCCGCCGCCGGGCAGCCGGCCGATGGGGTTGCGGACCATGGGCGCGTAGCGTCCGGACAACGTGCCGCCTGCGTCGGTGAGTTCGACCTTGGTGGCCCGCGCGTACTCCCACGGCGTGAACCGCTCCATGAGTTCCAGGGTCAGGGAGAGGTGTTCGGCCGGGTCCTTGACGCCCTGGAAGGCGTCCAGCGGGCCGCCGGGTATGCCCTCCCAGAAGAGGATGTCCGCCCGGCCGGAGGTGGTGAAGGTGGGCATGACGAAGAGTTCGCCCACGCCGGGCACGAGGTTGCAGCGCACCGCGTCGTAGTCCGGGTGCTCCGGGCGCGGGCCCAGGCCGTGGACGTACGCGACGGCCAGCGCGCGCTGCGGCTCCGTGTACGGGGAGCGGGAGGCGTCGCGCCCGAACATCGACACCAGCTCGCCCTTGCCGGCCGAGACGAGGACCAGGTCGTACGTACGGGAGAAGTAGTCGAGGTCGCCGACCGCCGCGCCGTGGATGACCAGTTGGCCGCCGCGCTGGGCGAACGTCTCCATCCAGCCGGCCATCTTGACGCGCTGGTCGACGGACTGGGCGTAGCCGTCGAGCCTGCCGACCCAGTCGATCGCGCGCTGGGTCGGGCCCGGGTCGTGCGAGCCGGGGGCGGCGACCGAGACGCCGAGTCCTTCGATCTTCGGGGCCTGGGACTCCCAGAAGTTCACCTGGAGATCGCGCTCGTGCTGCAACGCCGTGTGGAACATGCACTGCGTCGACATGACGCGGCCCGTACGGATCTCGTCCGCCGTGCGGTTGGACATCAGGGTGACCTCGTACCCGTTCGACTGGAGTCCGAGGGCGAGCTGGAGTCCGGACTGGCCGGCTCCGACGACGAGTATCTTCCGCATGCCTGTCCTTCTCTGCGTACGACTTGTTCCGGTGTCTGGATCCGGTTGGCTCCGGCGTCCGATTCCGGTTATTCCGGGCTGACTTCGAGTGCGTGGCCGACGAGGGCCAGGAGGGTCTCGATCGCCGAGAACCTGCTGCGCGCGTCCATGATCATGACAGGTATGTGCGGGGGAATCGTGAGGGCCTCGCGTACGTCCTCCGGCTCGTACTTCTCGCTGCCGTCGAAGTGGTTGACGGCGACGACGTACGGCAGCCCGCAGCTCTCGAAGTAGTCGAGCGCCGGGAAGCAGTCCTTGAGGCGGCGGGTGTCGGCGAGGACCACCGCGCCGATCGCCCCGCGCACCAGGTCGTCCCACATGAACCAGAACCGCTGCTGCCCCGGCGTGCCGAACAGGTACAGGACCAGGTCGTCGTCGAGCGTGATGCGGCCGAAGTCCATGGCCACGGTGGTGGTCAGCTTCTCCGGGGTCGAGCTGAGGTCGTCGGTGTCCTCGCTCGCCTCGGTCATCAGCGCCTCCGTCTGGAGGGGCGTGATCTCCGAGACGGCGGTGACGAGGGTGGTCTTGCCGACGCCGAAGCCGCCGGCCACCACTATCTTCGTGGCGATCGGGGCGCGCGTACGGTCCTTCTGCCAGGCCTTCAACTCATCGTCGGACTCGATGAGTTGCGGAGACCCGGGGTATCGCGAGGCATCTGCGACGCGGGAGGCGTCAGAGACGACGGAGTCCACTCAGCACCCTTTCCAGCAGAGCGCGGTCCGGCTGTCCCGGGCCGTGACCTGTTCCGTACACACGGATCTTTCCCTGGTCCGCCAGGTCGCTGAGGAGCACCCGGACCACACCGAGCGGCATCTTCAGCAGGGCGGCGACCTCGGCCACCGTACGCATCCGGCGGCAGAGTTCGACGATGGCCCGCATCTCCGGCATCACCCGGGTGGAGAGTGAACCATTCTCCAGTTCCGGGCGCTCCGGGGAGGCTTCGAGCGCCGCCACGAACGTCTCGACGAGCAGGACGTGCCCAAAGCGCGTACGACCGCCGGTGAGCGAGTACGGGCGTACGCGGGCGGGTTTGCGGTCGCCGCCGCGGACCGGGAGCCTGGGCGTGCCGCTCACGTCGTTCACTTGGCCGCCTCCATCGTCGTGGCCTCGATCGACTGCCGCAGCTCGCTGCGGAGTTCGGGGGTCAGGACATGTCCGGCGCGGCCGACGAAGAGCGCCATGTGGTACGCGACGACGCTCATGTCGCAGTCCGGGGCGCCGTGCACACCGAGCAGCGAGCCGTCGCTGATCGACATGATGAACAGGCCGCCGTCCTCCATCGCGACCATCGTCTGCTTGACGCCGCCGCCGTCCATCAGCTTGGCGGCGCCGATGGCGAGGCTGCCGATGCCGGACACGATGGTCGCGAGGTCCGCCGCGGAGCCTTTGGGGCTCGTGCGCTTCTCCGTGCCGCGACGGGCCTGGGCGTTCCTCCCGGGGTCGGAGGAGAGCAGCAACAAGCCGTCGGAGGAGACCACCGCGACGGACAGGAGCCCCGGCACCTCCTCGACGAGGTTCGTCAGCAGCCAGTGCAGATTGCGGGCTTCACTGCTCAGTCCGAAGGTACTGGGCGCGGTCAACTGCTTGCCTCCTCGACTGTGTCCCCCTTGGTTTCTACGGCATGTGCGGCGGGCTGCTGCAGCCCCGACGTCTGTTCGGCGATCTCCGCTTCGACCTCACGGCGGCCGTGGTTCGCGCCCCGGTGGAATCCGCCGAGCCTGCGGCGCAGGGCCTCGGCGTCCACGGACGCGTTGCGCGGCCTCGCCACCGGGGCGGGCGCGGAGATCCTGGGGGTCCGCTTGGGCAGCCCCTTGTCGGTGACCGGCTCGTCCGGTTCCTGCGGTGCGTGCGATTCCTGCGGTGCGTGCGGCGTCTGCGGTTCGTACGTCGGCTGCGGCTGCTGCTGGTGCGGCGCGTCCGGGACGCGTTCGTGGGCGTCCGGGCCGATGGCGTACGGATCGGTGCTCGTCTGGGCGGGGAGCGTGACGGGCGGGGTGGTGGCTTCGGGCTCGCGGACCTGAGGTTCGCGGGCCTCGGGTCCGGCGGGCTCGGAGGGGTCCTCGGCCGGGGGTACCGGCGCCATGAGCACCATGGTCGTCTCGGGGCCGGTGGCTCCGGGCGGGATGGTGGAGTCGGTCGTGTCCGCGGGCCGGGGGGACTGGGCGGGCCGGGAGGACGGCTCCTCCTCGGTGCCGCCCTGCGGGCTCGCGTCCTCGTGGGTTTCGCCCGTGTCCCGCAGGGATTCCTCCGCGGCCGCGATCAGCGGGTCGCGGTCCGAACGGGCGTACAGGACATTGGAGTTGACCTCGGCGTCCGCGCCCGGGAGGGAGAGCGCGGGGGCGCCGCCCGCCGTGCGGGCGGTGGTCGCCGAGGGGACGGCGACGGCGGGCGCGGCGGCGAGCAGGGACTTGGGCAGGACGACGACCGCCGTGACACCGCCCTGCTTCTGCTCGCGCAACTGCACCCGTACGCCGTGCCGGTGGGCGAGCCGGGCCACCACGTACAGGCCGAGCCCGAGGCCCTCGCCGCTCTCCTGGTCGTACGCGTCCTCGGGGTCGAAGTCCGAGAGGCGGGCGTTGAGCTGGTTGAGCCGGTCACCGGTCATGCCGATGCCCTCGTCCTGGACGGAGAGCATGACCTCGCCGCTCTCCAGGAGCCAGCCGGAGACCTCGACGGGCATGTCGGGCGGCGAGAACGACGAGGCGTTCTCCAGGAGTTCGGCCACCAGGTGGCTGATGTCGTCCGCGGCGAACCCGGCGAGGTGCGCGTGCGGCGGCAGCGCGGCGATCCGTACCCGCTCGTACCGCTCGATCTCGCTGACGGCGGCGCGTACGACGTCGACGAGCGGGACCGGGCCGGGGTGCTGGTGGCCGTGGTCGGCGCCCGCGAGGACCAGCAGGTTCTCGCTGTGGCGGCGCATGACGGTGGCGAAGTGGTCGAGGCGGAAGAGGGTGGCGAGGCGGTCGGGGTCCTGCTCGCGCTCCTCCAGGCCCTCGATGACGCCGAGTTGGCGCTCGACGAGGCCGAGGGTGCGCAGGGCGAGGTTGACGAAGGTGCCGTGGATGCTGCTGCGGACCTGCTCCAGGTGGGCGACGGAGTCCGCGAGTTCGGAGCGGAGCCGGTCGCGCTCGTCGGCCATCTTCTGGCGCTTGCCGATGAGGTGCTTGCGGTCGTCCTCCAGGGTCGCCAGCCGCTCGTGGGCCGCGAGGGCGTGCGCGTGGAGCGCGTTGACGGAGCGTACGACCTGGGCGAACTCGTCGTTGCGGCCGGTGAACCTGACCGGTTCCTCGGTGGCGGGTGCGCCGGCCACACGGGCCGAGCCGCGGCGCAGGACGGCGAGCGGGCGGGTGAGCGAGCGGGCCATGCCCGTGGCGACGCCGACGGCGAGCAGCATCAGGGCGCCGAGGATGGCGATCCGGATCTCCAGCGCGGTGACGTCGTCGTCCCTCAACTGGGCGAGTTCCTTGGCCCGTTGGGTGTTGAGGGAGGCCTCGACACCGCGCATCTGCTCGACGCGGGCGGAGAGCGCGGCGTCCAGCTTCTTTGTGTCGGTGTCGAGTTGGGAGTCGGAGAGGGTGGGCCGGGTCGCCAGGCTCGCGAGGTACTTGTCGGCGGTGTTGACCTCGGCACCGGTCACCGTGGAGTCGTACGAGGCGCGGTCGGTCTTCGGCGCGGTCTCGCGGAAGCCGGTGATCGCCGCCTGCTCACGGACGTTGGACTGCATGGCGGCGGCCGTGAGCGCGTTGCGCTGCTTGGTGTCCGCGGCCGTCGACGTGGTGCTCGTCGTGGGCAGGCCCGTGATCGGGTCGGTGCCGGTCTGCGTGGAGGTGGGGACGTTGAGGGCCGCGAGGAGGAGACCGCGGGTCGCGGCGGCCTGCTGGACCGCGGTGTCGAGCTCGGCGAGGGCGTGCGCGCCGGCGCCCGCGCGGGGCGGGAGCCGCTCGGCCAGTTCCTCGGCGAGACCGTGGAGGTCGGTGAGGGCGGCGGAGTACGCCTGATGCGCTTCGAGAGCGGTGCTCTTGCCGGTGAGTGCCGCTCGGCGCACGGTGGCGATGCCGTCGAGCGTCTCGCGGAACGCAGCGGGGGCATCGGCCTCGACGGCTTCCGCGCGGAGTTCGTCGACCTGCCGGTCGACGCGGGCGCTGCGGCGCTCGGAGGGGCCCTTGCCGTCGGGGCGGCCGGCCGCGATGTAGGAGGTGACCTCGTCGCGCTCGTCGGAGAGCGAGTGGGCGAGGGCCAGCGCGTCCTGGGTGCGTCCGGCGAGCGTCACCAGGTTCTGCGAGTCGTTCAGCTCGCTCGACGCGGCGATCACGGACGGGGTACCGGCTCCGGCGATCGCGGCGGCCACGACGGCGACGGCGATGATCAGCCGACTGCGTACGTGTGCCGGGCGACCGCGGCCCGCGGGGTCCTGGATGTTCTGTGCGGTAGGCGAGTTCGGCGTGTGCCCGGAGGCTTCACCCGAGGCCGACTGCCTGCCTTTGCGCCGAGGCCGCATTTTCTGCACCGGTGCTCGCATTCTTGACTCGTGTCCCCATGGGCCCGGGTGACTGTCCGTCAACTCGCGTGTCGTCCCGGTACGGCTCCCGACCCTCCCAGTGCCGGTGGGCAGTGGTCGCGCATCGCCTGACCCGCCACACGAAGGAGTGAACATCCCCGAGGAGCGGACCGGCAAGTTCCCGTGGCGCGTGCGACACCCTTGCGCGGCGGGCCGGTTGGACGTCCACGGCGACCGGTGGCAGGATGCGCCACCACGCTTCTGTGGAGTCGGTGATTCCACCTCAAAACAGGCGCCTGACCTGCCGGGCAGGGGCGATTCGAGGACGGTTGCCAGCCTTTGGCGAAGCTTGTGAAGGCCTCGTGCAGACTGGCCGAATGCGCTCGGAACTGATCTCGGTCCCCGGTGACCCCGCCCGCCCCGACGAGGACTACGCGTCGCTCGGACTTCCCGCCTCCGGACAGGGCGGTTCGCTCGTCGTCCTGGACGGTGTGACGCCGCCGTCCACCGACTACGCCTGTCTGCATTCCGTCCCTTGGTTCACGGCCCGCCTCGGCGGATCCCTGCACGAACTGTCCGTTTCACGGCGGGATCTGACTCTGCCCGAGGTGCTCGCGCAAGCCATCCTGCGTACCGCCGACGCCCATCGAACCACCTGTGACCTTTCTCACCCACGGACCCCACAGGCAACCGTCGTACTGGCCCGCTGGTCCCCGGAATCCGTCGAGTACCTGGTCCTCTCGGACTCGGCCCTTCTCGTGGAATCCCCCTCGGGCGAGGTCACCCCGCTCCTCGACGACCGCCTCTCGCGGGTCCCCCGCGCCGCCCTGACCTCCCACACCGCCACCGACGCCACCCTTCGGAACAAGGAGGGCGGCTTCTTCACGGCGGCTGCGGATCCCTCCGTGGCGTCACGAGCGGTGACGGGCACGCTGCCCCGCCCCGACGTCCGCGCCCTGGCCGCCC is drawn from Streptomyces liliifuscus and contains these coding sequences:
- a CDS encoding SDR family NAD(P)-dependent oxidoreductase, with product MTVTLITGANKGIGFETAKQLLELGHTVYIGARDVERGEKAAAELDARFVQLDVTDDASVSSALATIGSAEGRLDVLVHNAGILGSQVSDGPTALRMFDTNAVGIVRVTEAALPLLHKSSNPTVVTVSSSLGSFWAVNNPDRPEFNVPFALYSASKSAATMLTVQYAKSQPGIKFNALEPGTTATDMTASLGIGRPVEESARTVVRLATLDADGPTGTLQDENGELRW
- a CDS encoding styrene monooxygenase/indole monooxygenase family protein; the protein is MRKILVVGAGQSGLQLALGLQSNGYEVTLMSNRTADEIRTGRVMSTQCMFHTALQHERDLQVNFWESQAPKIEGLGVSVAAPGSHDPGPTQRAIDWVGRLDGYAQSVDQRVKMAGWMETFAQRGGQLVIHGAAVGDLDYFSRTYDLVLVSAGKGELVSMFGRDASRSPYTEPQRALAVAYVHGLGPRPEHPDYDAVRCNLVPGVGELFVMPTFTTSGRADILFWEGIPGGPLDAFQGVKDPAEHLSLTLELMERFTPWEYARATKVELTDAGGTLSGRYAPMVRNPIGRLPGGGLVLGVADVVVANDPITGQGSNSASKCAASYLDSILSHGEKEFDETWMRDTFERYWDTAQHVTKWTNAMLGAPPEHVLNLIGAAGQLPPVANRFANGFNDPSDFENFFYEPEKTGAYLASVAGA
- a CDS encoding GTP-binding protein, with the translated sequence MDSVVSDASRVADASRYPGSPQLIESDDELKAWQKDRTRAPIATKIVVAGGFGVGKTTLVTAVSEITPLQTEALMTEASEDTDDLSSTPEKLTTTVAMDFGRITLDDDLVLYLFGTPGQQRFWFMWDDLVRGAIGAVVLADTRRLKDCFPALDYFESCGLPYVVAVNHFDGSEKYEPEDVREALTIPPHIPVMIMDARSRFSAIETLLALVGHALEVSPE
- a CDS encoding DUF742 domain-containing protein, coding for MSGTPRLPVRGGDRKPARVRPYSLTGGRTRFGHVLLVETFVAALEASPERPELENGSLSTRVMPEMRAIVELCRRMRTVAEVAALLKMPLGVVRVLLSDLADQGKIRVYGTGHGPGQPDRALLERVLSGLRRL
- a CDS encoding roadblock/LC7 domain-containing protein, producing MTAPSTFGLSSEARNLHWLLTNLVEEVPGLLSVAVVSSDGLLLLSSDPGRNAQARRGTEKRTSPKGSAADLATIVSGIGSLAIGAAKLMDGGGVKQTMVAMEDGGLFIMSISDGSLLGVHGAPDCDMSVVAYHMALFVGRAGHVLTPELRSELRQSIEATTMEAAK
- a CDS encoding sensor histidine kinase, whose protein sequence is MRPRRKGRQSASGEASGHTPNSPTAQNIQDPAGRGRPAHVRSRLIIAVAVVAAAIAGAGTPSVIAASSELNDSQNLVTLAGRTQDALALAHSLSDERDEVTSYIAAGRPDGKGPSERRSARVDRQVDELRAEAVEADAPAAFRETLDGIATVRRAALTGKSTALEAHQAYSAALTDLHGLAEELAERLPPRAGAGAHALAELDTAVQQAAATRGLLLAALNVPTSTQTGTDPITGLPTTSTTSTAADTKQRNALTAAAMQSNVREQAAITGFRETAPKTDRASYDSTVTGAEVNTADKYLASLATRPTLSDSQLDTDTKKLDAALSARVEQMRGVEASLNTQRAKELAQLRDDDVTALEIRIAILGALMLLAVGVATGMARSLTRPLAVLRRGSARVAGAPATEEPVRFTGRNDEFAQVVRSVNALHAHALAAHERLATLEDDRKHLIGKRQKMADERDRLRSELADSVAHLEQVRSSIHGTFVNLALRTLGLVERQLGVIEGLEEREQDPDRLATLFRLDHFATVMRRHSENLLVLAGADHGHQHPGPVPLVDVVRAAVSEIERYERVRIAALPPHAHLAGFAADDISHLVAELLENASSFSPPDMPVEVSGWLLESGEVMLSVQDEGIGMTGDRLNQLNARLSDFDPEDAYDQESGEGLGLGLYVVARLAHRHGVRVQLREQKQGGVTAVVVLPKSLLAAAPAVAVPSATTARTAGGAPALSLPGADAEVNSNVLYARSDRDPLIAAAEESLRDTGETHEDASPQGGTEEEPSSRPAQSPRPADTTDSTIPPGATGPETTMVLMAPVPPAEDPSEPAGPEAREPQVREPEATTPPVTLPAQTSTDPYAIGPDAHERVPDAPHQQQPQPTYEPQTPHAPQESHAPQEPDEPVTDKGLPKRTPRISAPAPVARPRNASVDAEALRRRLGGFHRGANHGRREVEAEIAEQTSGLQQPAAHAVETKGDTVEEASS
- a CDS encoding protein phosphatase 2C domain-containing protein, which translates into the protein MRSELISVPGDPARPDEDYASLGLPASGQGGSLVVLDGVTPPSTDYACLHSVPWFTARLGGSLHELSVSRRDLTLPEVLAQAILRTADAHRTTCDLSHPRTPQATVVLARWSPESVEYLVLSDSALLVESPSGEVTPLLDDRLSRVPRAALTSHTATDATLRNKEGGFFTAAADPSVASRAVTGTLPRPDVRALAALTDGATRWTDKFHEGDWTDLFTLIRKEGGQSLIDRVRALELADTDREFLGRSKQHDDATVAYVEL